AGCTAAACGCCCTCGCCCACCTCACCGTGGCCGGGCAAAGCCGGGAGGAGGTGGCGGAGGTCCTGGACCGCTTCGTGGAGGCGGGGGTGGAGAACATCCTGGCCCTTAGAGGCGACCCTCCCCAAGGGGAACGGGTCTTTAGACCCCATCCCGAGGGGTTCCGCTACGCTTCCGAGCTGGTGGCCTATATTCGTGCCCGCTACGGGGAGGAGCTCTCCGTGGGCGGGGCCGCCTACCCCGAGGGGCATCCGGAAAGCAGGAGCCTCGAGGCCGACCTGCGCCATTTCAAGGCCAAGGTGGAGGCGGGGCTGGACTTCGCCATCACCCAGCTTTTCTTCAACAACGCCCACTACTTCGGCTTCCTGGAAAGGGCCAGGAGGATGGGCATAGAGATCCCCATCCTCCCCGGCATCATGCCCGTAACCAACTACGCCCAGCTCCGCCGCTTCACCGAGGTCTGCGGGGCCAGCATCCCCGGGCCCCTTCTTTCCAAGCTGGAAAGGTACCAGGGGGATCCTAAGGCCAT
This genomic interval from Thermus antranikianii DSM 12462 contains the following:
- the metF gene encoding methylenetetrahydrofolate reductase [NAD(P)H], with product MKIRDLLKARKGPLFSFEFFPPRTPEGEEALFRTMEELKAFRPAFVSITYGAMGSTRERSVLWAKRILDLKLNALAHLTVAGQSREEVAEVLDRFVEAGVENILALRGDPPQGERVFRPHPEGFRYASELVAYIRARYGEELSVGGAAYPEGHPESRSLEADLRHFKAKVEAGLDFAITQLFFNNAHYFGFLERARRMGIEIPILPGIMPVTNYAQLRRFTEVCGASIPGPLLSKLERYQGDPKAILEIGVEHATRQVAELLEAGVEGVHFYTLNKSPATRMVLERLGFKPQP